From the genome of Flavobacterium luteolum, one region includes:
- a CDS encoding helix-turn-helix domain-containing protein: protein MKDKTLKPKADIEITHGFKSACRITGIFLILLEGQFPLKSRTETLRFRSAQDFARCLNVHPNSLNRAVKQASGLTTTAHIGQRIVSEAKKMLLETVWSISEISSVLGFEHPAHFSSFFKKASGKNPKSFREEHFNY, encoded by the coding sequence ATGAAAGATAAAACTTTAAAACCAAAAGCTGATATAGAAATTACGCACGGTTTCAAGTCCGCCTGCCGGATTACCGGTATTTTTTTGATACTTCTTGAAGGGCAGTTTCCCTTAAAGAGCCGCACTGAGACGCTGCGGTTCAGATCGGCGCAGGATTTTGCAAGATGTCTGAATGTCCATCCAAATTCCTTGAACCGTGCTGTGAAGCAGGCCTCGGGGCTGACCACTACTGCGCATATTGGGCAGAGGATCGTTTCCGAGGCAAAAAAAATGCTGCTGGAGACCGTATGGAGCATTTCTGAAATTTCAAGTGTGCTCGGCTTTGAGCATCCTGCACACTTCAGTTCCTTTTTTAAAAAAGCTTCCGGAAAGAATCCTAAATCGTTCCGCGAAGAGCATTTTAATTATTAA
- a CDS encoding glycoside hydrolase family 88 protein → MTQKIKITIMALLIATGASAQDKNLLDIRKQLDYCAVQASKTLQVIPEDGTSPRTVPNGSKEWKFVDYKDWTSGFWPGELWLLYEASKDKKWEKEADKFTRYLTPLSISTTADHDLGFQVFNSFGNGYRLTKNPQYKEIILKTADVLAGLFNPKVGTIQSWPHNKMGGHNTIIDNMMNLELLFWASKNGGDKKLYDIAVQHAKTTMANHFRPDYSAYHVLIYDYDSGKKIKGQTAQGYSDQSMWARGQAWAIYGFTMTYRETKDPKFLDFAHKVTRVYLDRLKTEDLVPYWDFDAPDIPNAPRDAAAAAIVSSALLELSTFTKDKALKKDYLAKSSKMLASLSSQYQSRDQNSAFLLHATGHKPAGSEVDCSINYADYYYLEALLRLQKLK, encoded by the coding sequence ATGACCCAAAAAATCAAAATCACTATAATGGCTCTGTTAATCGCAACAGGGGCCAGTGCGCAAGACAAGAATTTACTGGATATCCGAAAACAGCTTGATTACTGCGCCGTACAGGCCTCAAAGACACTGCAGGTCATCCCAGAGGACGGTACTTCGCCAAGGACTGTTCCCAATGGGAGCAAAGAGTGGAAATTTGTAGATTACAAGGATTGGACCAGCGGATTCTGGCCGGGTGAATTATGGCTGCTTTATGAAGCTTCCAAAGATAAAAAATGGGAAAAAGAAGCTGACAAATTCACACGCTATCTGACTCCATTATCGATAAGCACAACGGCGGACCATGATTTGGGCTTTCAGGTTTTCAACAGTTTTGGAAACGGCTACCGTCTGACAAAGAATCCCCAATATAAAGAGATCATTCTAAAAACTGCTGATGTCCTTGCAGGGCTTTTTAATCCCAAAGTCGGAACAATCCAGTCATGGCCGCACAATAAAATGGGCGGACACAACACAATTATCGATAACATGATGAATCTGGAGCTGCTTTTCTGGGCTTCCAAGAATGGCGGAGATAAGAAGTTATATGACATTGCCGTTCAGCATGCTAAGACAACAATGGCCAATCATTTCAGGCCAGATTATTCTGCCTATCATGTATTGATCTACGATTATGATTCGGGGAAAAAGATAAAAGGGCAGACGGCTCAGGGATACAGCGACCAGAGCATGTGGGCAAGGGGGCAGGCTTGGGCCATTTACGGTTTTACTATGACCTACAGGGAGACAAAGGACCCAAAGTTTTTGGATTTTGCACATAAAGTGACACGCGTTTATCTCGATAGGCTAAAAACGGAAGATCTGGTGCCATACTGGGATTTTGATGCTCCGGATATTCCCAATGCACCGCGAGATGCCGCAGCGGCGGCAATTGTTTCTTCCGCCCTTTTGGAATTGAGCACGTTTACAAAGGATAAGGCCTTAAAAAAAGATTATCTGGCAAAATCATCAAAAATGCTTGCTTCGCTTTCCAGCCAATATCAGAGCCGTGATCAAAACTCTGCATTTCTGCTTCATGCCACGGGACATAAGCCGGCAGGCAGCGAGGTAGACTGCTCGATCAACTATGCGGATTATTACTACCTGGAGGCACTCTTAAGGCTTCAAAAACTGAAGTAG
- a CDS encoding PIN domain-containing protein — protein MGDKNVNKGTIISEGEAHIGDKYVSNIFLGLSHLLSEFREQLRNIEDLTNQFKIRTALGLLEKLENRVKEHNEPEKDKILSKISYLKGACKRELSEFSNENVAMDFVAAYSLNNNDAVLRDRACVEYLNIDLKEKAVALADDILTEEEFNTAAWYVKATTAEDFAAFLPTIPKVVREEYNFQLALVQHVVQTAKLYSLAELQQYGLTLNLDFSKYKELTFSAVEAWRLAADLAVTKVFSQQPIRYISGEKFSAPDNPLIMDSAALLQKYVDKLQDTEIKDSILHEQFFLGYFRYLLTNDKENLELLKKVFPKIDEKLWTYAFCYCQVLNHNKEYHAALKCLDDYEAAGNDLNSEFYIFKSALYKLTGRSSEIIDVFGSYLDTVDIIEEKAGLNILSSFANILLNIESDDLLQAQLEKIKAKDFKNDELKALLSITFSTRYLEIKEPEKIYEELIQVKDFPNFDSQWKSLIAENLNALGKRKEAIEFLNSFVDKTAINPHLRFYIILLYDQLHDRNDQETGHYMELLELLKFWRITAKAPDQQLLNCEHNLYAEINDLQELEAIDGYLYECFPNNEDYILEYVARLERSGNINRIKEIAEKITWEIENENFGVTLAVILLRTEADPEKGFKILYNLASNPQNTIARRNYIGSHVFIRQDQFLISYDKVEIGSWVTYLIGEKKMHQKIERDFGTQGMFIGRKPGEEFTAPSGVSNKLHNIKILEILNDGMKLFRDIQDEAANPLNELGFESIEVPTDPKELLDFLKSEFGEEGTKNAEIKEKALDDYYNYRTGFTEVTRAVFRSNYIDAYMHLTANKGGKFTTVPSALARPLDINDNKIIYVLDFSSLMLFFALEKKQGFAFKHNFAVSFYLKDKLEKEIYELKNSPASSMTLQITPELVRKFETPEDFSQKKILFLASLLEWIEKNCTVDHVAEKLNTLPKLSNDDRFTGVMKVLTDYIYLAQRENHRVISSDTTLFMHARVEKYAGAIVNPEKYLLQFYPEKCGTEFYKFLLQSNYIGINITLDTLKEEFFRYLGGGENQYNLCLDNLTYTTHDNPKIVVTVSKFLKEIYTIPSIPIDKKNRYAGTVFSRVLYGMPKEVVIDLSRQLNADFKLLGALQTNVFAVFASFFQQPPPKQ, from the coding sequence ATGGGGGATAAAAACGTAAATAAGGGGACCATAATTTCTGAAGGAGAAGCTCACATTGGCGACAAGTACGTTTCAAATATATTCCTAGGCCTGTCCCACCTCCTTTCCGAGTTCAGGGAACAGCTAAGAAATATAGAGGACTTGACCAATCAGTTCAAAATAAGAACTGCATTAGGCCTTCTGGAAAAACTCGAAAACCGGGTCAAGGAGCATAACGAACCTGAAAAAGATAAGATTTTAAGCAAAATAAGCTATCTAAAAGGGGCCTGCAAAAGGGAACTCAGCGAATTTTCAAACGAAAATGTTGCAATGGATTTTGTAGCGGCCTATTCTTTGAACAATAATGATGCTGTTCTGCGTGACAGGGCATGCGTAGAGTATCTCAATATTGATCTGAAGGAAAAAGCTGTTGCACTCGCTGATGATATTCTCACTGAAGAGGAGTTTAATACCGCAGCGTGGTATGTAAAGGCAACAACCGCTGAAGATTTTGCTGCATTTCTTCCCACTATTCCCAAAGTTGTCCGCGAAGAATATAATTTTCAGCTTGCTCTTGTCCAGCATGTTGTCCAGACCGCCAAACTCTATAGTCTTGCAGAGCTTCAGCAGTACGGTTTGACGCTTAACCTCGATTTTTCAAAATATAAAGAACTGACCTTCAGTGCAGTGGAAGCATGGCGGCTTGCTGCAGATCTTGCAGTTACAAAAGTCTTCAGCCAACAGCCAATAAGATATATCAGCGGAGAAAAATTTAGTGCTCCTGACAATCCTCTGATTATGGACAGCGCAGCATTGCTGCAGAAATATGTGGACAAACTGCAGGATACGGAGATAAAAGATTCTATTCTTCATGAGCAGTTCTTCCTTGGCTATTTCCGCTACCTTCTGACAAATGACAAGGAAAATCTTGAATTGCTGAAAAAGGTTTTTCCAAAAATCGATGAAAAATTATGGACCTACGCCTTCTGTTATTGCCAGGTGCTGAACCATAATAAGGAATACCACGCAGCCCTTAAATGCCTGGATGACTATGAGGCGGCAGGAAATGACCTCAACAGCGAATTCTATATTTTCAAGAGCGCACTTTATAAGCTAACGGGGCGAAGTTCCGAGATAATTGACGTATTCGGCAGTTATCTCGACACTGTCGACATCATAGAGGAAAAAGCGGGACTTAATATCTTAAGCTCTTTTGCAAATATTCTGCTCAATATTGAAAGTGACGATCTATTGCAGGCGCAGCTGGAAAAAATAAAGGCAAAGGATTTTAAGAATGATGAGCTGAAAGCACTATTGTCGATTACGTTTTCGACCCGATATCTGGAAATAAAAGAGCCGGAAAAAATTTATGAAGAATTAATTCAGGTTAAGGACTTTCCAAATTTTGACAGCCAGTGGAAAAGCCTTATCGCCGAAAACCTCAACGCGCTGGGCAAAAGAAAAGAAGCAATAGAATTCCTGAATTCCTTTGTTGACAAAACTGCTATAAACCCCCATCTGCGATTTTACATCATACTGCTTTACGATCAGCTGCACGATAGGAACGACCAGGAAACCGGCCATTACATGGAACTATTGGAGCTTCTGAAATTTTGGAGGATTACCGCAAAAGCTCCCGATCAGCAGCTTCTCAACTGCGAGCATAATTTATATGCTGAAATCAACGACCTCCAGGAACTTGAGGCTATTGACGGGTACCTCTATGAATGTTTTCCTAATAACGAAGATTACATATTAGAATATGTTGCCCGACTTGAAAGATCCGGCAATATCAATAGAATAAAAGAAATTGCAGAGAAAATAACATGGGAAATAGAAAATGAAAATTTTGGCGTAACCCTGGCAGTGATATTGCTTAGAACCGAGGCCGATCCTGAAAAAGGCTTCAAGATCTTATACAATCTTGCATCGAATCCCCAAAATACCATTGCCAGACGAAACTATATTGGCAGCCACGTCTTTATAAGACAAGACCAATTTCTGATCTCATATGACAAGGTTGAAATCGGGAGCTGGGTTACATACTTGATCGGCGAAAAAAAAATGCACCAGAAGATCGAAAGGGACTTCGGCACGCAGGGTATGTTCATAGGCAGAAAACCGGGAGAAGAATTTACGGCGCCTAGCGGCGTTTCCAATAAGCTCCACAATATCAAGATTCTGGAAATCCTAAATGACGGAATGAAACTGTTTCGCGATATCCAGGATGAAGCGGCAAATCCGTTGAATGAACTGGGTTTTGAATCCATAGAGGTTCCTACAGATCCTAAGGAATTGCTTGATTTCCTAAAATCTGAATTTGGGGAAGAAGGAACTAAAAATGCAGAAATAAAAGAAAAAGCTCTAGACGATTATTACAACTACCGGACTGGCTTTACTGAAGTGACACGGGCAGTCTTCAGAAGCAACTATATTGATGCTTATATGCACCTGACAGCAAACAAGGGAGGAAAATTTACGACGGTGCCCTCTGCTCTTGCAAGGCCTTTGGATATAAACGACAATAAAATAATCTACGTACTTGACTTCAGTTCCCTTATGCTTTTTTTCGCTCTGGAAAAAAAGCAGGGTTTTGCCTTCAAGCATAATTTTGCGGTTTCATTTTATCTCAAGGATAAGTTAGAAAAGGAGATTTATGAACTCAAGAACTCGCCTGCATCATCAATGACGCTGCAGATCACACCGGAGTTGGTGCGAAAATTTGAAACTCCCGAAGATTTCAGCCAGAAAAAGATCTTGTTCCTGGCCTCCCTTTTGGAGTGGATAGAGAAAAACTGCACCGTAGATCATGTTGCCGAAAAGCTTAACACTCTTCCAAAGCTTAGCAATGACGATAGGTTTACAGGAGTGATGAAAGTGCTGACCGATTATATATACTTGGCCCAGCGTGAGAACCACAGGGTTATAAGCAGCGACACGACCTTGTTTATGCATGCCAGAGTCGAAAAATATGCAGGTGCCATCGTTAATCCTGAAAAATACCTGTTGCAGTTCTACCCTGAGAAGTGCGGAACCGAATTCTACAAATTTCTTTTGCAATCGAACTATATCGGCATCAATATAACTCTGGACACTTTAAAGGAAGAATTTTTCCGCTACTTGGGAGGTGGTGAGAATCAATATAACCTCTGTCTTGACAACCTGACCTACACCACGCATGACAATCCTAAAATAGTGGTTACCGTAAGCAAGTTCCTGAAGGAAATTTATACTATCCCCTCTATCCCAATTGACAAGAAAAACCGATATGCCGGTACAGTTTTCAGCAGGGTCCTGTACGGTATGCCCAAAGAAGTAGTAATTGACCTGTCAAGACAGCTCAATGCAGACTTTAAGCTGCTGGGTGCTTTGCAGACGAACGTATTTGCCGTATTTGCGAGCTTTTTCCAACAACCGCCGCCAAAGCAATAA
- a CDS encoding KAP family P-loop NTPase fold protein: MPNNKSILVKNSSMLLIGLALFFFIYFQNRINGLIERYLMTDPSYNTWHLQLFIALLFAAVWINLLYKMLILEYRPSKSEYFFAGTVLFLAAYYRFGLGGTGWNLHGYNAFHGYSVKYLDLVLAGVISFFLFNAARFLFSCKKITEDKNLLLGDNPISDQGSDELEYHVTAEKLSRMLLLEQHKRSISIGLIGPWGNGKSSVIEMTKRSLENSGPFKKNDLIVIHFLPYLNHSENDIINEFFTSLSNELSAYSGKLSNQITDYAGKLTDIYENKTISSFLEDQITNFSKYSANELYNNINSMLEDIDKKIVVFIDDLDRLNQSEILQTLKLIRNTANFHNTFFVVAMDKDYVVRRLTEDRNILDTKFVDKFFQLEIYLPLIDSNILKKFFIKELGRPFSPSPADFKEMIATVMNDPNLLFTDYIRNFRDAKRAVNQIKFDLTVFKEDFNYLNLKDFINFTFFKLRFPDMISQLNLNLGAYVQINQDNQTYFLKEINQEEQQENDLFLDYMDSEQINSIKHLSKYEIFEKITSDGADNQTNKSLNAVERRILMKTLAHLFGKENEIEAQSSIKYVANFQMLMEQRIFEKYLKQSEFDNLYTCSQAALKPELEKINKEKKIQQLLDRLSFLTTKDPSKLKRIVIYTVIVYEKYSTYNQFDLETFRLIDKFLQLLHQNWDIAADGDYSPWINQNIFSSDLFLPQTRLMLLSNIWELHQFNHKWHLQDDYISSKTAELYKEYLNSFKDGLWDVNNYQTYYTYDSIKDIDPAEINRVFMDFWSDNPIELLCAQMTDLSSYSNTAFNISPTAVHIFGAMSAVMEFIGGHRDSASTQIQEYLELFRLLQITGLNLYLEYDFVHSTLIKNKINYWKSIPGRDALVDEHRPLQAVLKTDNRALSLTLISNLDLDYYFQTRSFEFEGSFYLLLTINTEKTTKNLSQFIDKVLGLVNDSQPKFNEPYIQKSSIIELGEDLALEFVSIIPSEPKIKYAGYQK; this comes from the coding sequence ATGCCTAACAATAAATCCATCCTGGTCAAAAATTCAAGCATGCTGCTTATCGGTCTGGCTCTTTTTTTCTTCATCTACTTCCAAAACAGAATAAACGGACTTATCGAGAGGTATCTCATGACTGATCCTTCATACAATACCTGGCACCTGCAGCTGTTCATCGCGCTTCTCTTTGCTGCCGTTTGGATAAACTTGCTCTACAAGATGCTGATACTGGAATACAGGCCGTCCAAAAGCGAATATTTCTTTGCTGGAACAGTTCTGTTTCTGGCTGCCTATTACAGGTTTGGCCTAGGTGGGACAGGCTGGAATCTTCACGGCTACAATGCCTTTCATGGTTACAGCGTAAAATACCTGGATCTGGTGCTTGCGGGAGTAATCTCGTTTTTTTTATTTAATGCAGCCAGATTTCTTTTCTCATGCAAAAAGATTACTGAAGATAAAAACCTGCTGTTGGGCGATAATCCCATATCGGATCAGGGCAGCGACGAGCTCGAATATCATGTGACTGCAGAGAAGCTCAGCAGGATGCTTTTGCTGGAGCAGCACAAAAGGTCGATTTCGATTGGCCTAATCGGACCATGGGGCAATGGAAAATCAAGCGTTATCGAAATGACCAAAAGATCTTTGGAGAATAGCGGGCCATTTAAAAAAAATGACCTCATCGTCATCCATTTCCTTCCGTATCTGAACCACAGCGAAAATGACATAATAAATGAATTTTTCACCTCGCTGAGCAATGAGCTGTCTGCCTACAGCGGCAAACTCTCCAACCAGATCACTGACTACGCGGGAAAGCTGACCGACATCTACGAAAACAAGACCATCAGCAGTTTTCTGGAAGACCAGATTACAAACTTCTCAAAATATTCGGCCAACGAGCTCTATAACAATATCAACTCAATGCTGGAGGACATCGATAAAAAAATTGTCGTTTTTATAGATGATCTGGACAGGCTGAACCAGTCGGAGATTCTACAGACTCTGAAACTGATCCGAAATACAGCCAATTTCCACAATACCTTTTTTGTCGTTGCCATGGATAAGGACTATGTGGTCAGACGCCTCACCGAAGACCGCAATATACTCGATACAAAGTTTGTCGATAAATTCTTCCAGCTTGAAATATATCTTCCCCTTATTGACTCCAATATCCTCAAAAAATTTTTCATCAAGGAGCTTGGCAGGCCTTTCAGCCCCTCGCCGGCAGATTTCAAAGAAATGATCGCCACAGTGATGAATGATCCGAATCTGCTCTTCACGGATTACATCCGCAACTTCAGGGATGCCAAACGCGCCGTAAACCAGATCAAATTTGACCTGACGGTTTTTAAGGAGGATTTCAATTATCTCAATTTGAAGGACTTTATCAATTTTACATTCTTCAAGCTCAGATTTCCTGATATGATAAGCCAGCTCAATCTCAACTTGGGTGCTTATGTGCAGATAAACCAAGATAACCAGACCTACTTTCTAAAGGAAATAAACCAGGAAGAACAGCAGGAAAATGATCTTTTTTTAGATTACATGGACAGCGAACAAATAAACAGCATCAAGCACCTTTCCAAATATGAAATATTCGAAAAGATTACTTCAGATGGAGCGGATAACCAGACAAATAAATCGCTCAATGCAGTAGAGCGCAGAATACTGATGAAAACCCTCGCCCATCTGTTTGGAAAAGAAAATGAGATCGAGGCGCAGAGTTCCATTAAATATGTGGCCAATTTTCAGATGCTTATGGAACAGCGCATATTTGAAAAGTACCTGAAGCAGTCCGAATTCGACAATCTGTACACCTGTAGCCAGGCAGCTCTGAAACCTGAACTTGAAAAAATCAACAAAGAGAAGAAGATCCAGCAGCTGCTGGACCGCCTTTCATTCCTTACAACCAAAGATCCTTCAAAATTAAAGCGTATCGTGATCTATACTGTTATTGTGTATGAGAAGTATAGTACCTACAATCAGTTCGATCTTGAAACATTCAGACTGATCGACAAGTTTCTTCAGCTCCTTCATCAAAATTGGGATATAGCCGCAGATGGTGATTATTCTCCTTGGATAAACCAGAACATTTTCAGCAGCGATCTTTTTTTGCCTCAAACCAGGCTCATGCTGCTGAGCAATATTTGGGAACTGCACCAATTTAATCATAAGTGGCACCTGCAAGATGATTATATCTCGTCTAAAACTGCTGAACTTTACAAAGAATATCTAAATTCATTCAAGGATGGTCTGTGGGATGTCAACAATTATCAGACCTATTACACCTACGACAGCATCAAGGATATTGACCCGGCAGAAATCAACAGGGTTTTTATGGATTTCTGGAGCGATAATCCTATTGAGCTCCTGTGCGCGCAAATGACCGATTTATCCAGCTATTCCAACACCGCTTTTAATATTTCTCCGACTGCTGTACATATTTTTGGAGCTATGTCCGCCGTAATGGAATTCATTGGAGGGCACAGAGATTCAGCCTCGACGCAGATTCAGGAATACTTGGAACTTTTCAGACTCCTGCAGATCACCGGACTGAACTTATATCTGGAATATGATTTTGTCCACTCCACGCTAATCAAGAACAAAATCAATTACTGGAAATCAATTCCGGGACGTGATGCTTTGGTCGATGAGCACAGGCCGCTGCAGGCGGTCCTGAAGACAGACAACAGGGCACTCTCCCTCACATTGATCTCAAACTTGGACCTGGACTATTATTTTCAGACAAGGAGTTTCGAATTCGAGGGTTCTTTTTATCTGCTTCTGACCATAAACACGGAAAAGACCACCAAAAATTTGTCACAATTTATAGACAAAGTTCTTGGACTTGTCAATGATTCACAGCCTAAATTCAATGAACCATACATTCAAAAATCAAGTATAATTGAACTGGGCGAGGATCTTGCTTTGGAATTTGTTTCAATTATTCCTTCAGAGCCTAAAATAAAATACGCCGGATATCAAAAATAG
- a CDS encoding DNA/RNA non-specific endonuclease: MEELQGYDSGFLQVPLKLPKINYDVCVPRKDGQGFEIRYTHFSSFQHRIRRLPLMTACNIRGAEFNAEPREGNEPWHYSKQIENSYQLNNDFYGNDDRTFDRGHVVRRVDPAWGPNAANADYETFNWANVVPQHSKLNRENGIWFQLEQHIMENGVKNKASDISVFAGPVLRTDDLLFNKAYENGMIQIPLVFWKVIVWRKSDGSLNAVAFMMSQWEFVKSKLINAAVVEKGMKLIQQELPDDYFQNLTFSDNKTYQVPVSDVEKATGIQFNWRNVNFPFTSTTGFTELKARRLRKVHAFKDILAKSESGNIGLKNNIETMREISAAELNDLKKTKENYLVKEFEITNMIL, from the coding sequence ATGGAAGAATTGCAAGGTTACGACAGCGGTTTTCTGCAGGTGCCGCTCAAATTGCCAAAGATAAATTATGATGTCTGCGTGCCGCGGAAGGACGGACAGGGATTCGAGATCAGATACACCCATTTCAGCTCCTTCCAGCACAGGATCCGCCGTCTTCCGCTAATGACGGCCTGCAATATCAGGGGAGCCGAGTTCAATGCAGAACCTCGGGAGGGAAACGAACCATGGCATTACTCCAAGCAGATCGAAAACAGCTATCAGCTGAATAATGATTTTTATGGCAATGACGACAGAACTTTTGACCGAGGGCACGTGGTACGCAGGGTTGATCCCGCCTGGGGGCCAAATGCAGCAAACGCAGATTATGAGACCTTCAACTGGGCCAATGTGGTGCCGCAGCATTCAAAACTCAACCGCGAAAACGGCATCTGGTTCCAGCTAGAGCAGCATATCATGGAGAACGGAGTGAAGAACAAAGCGTCGGATATTTCGGTTTTTGCCGGACCCGTTTTGAGGACCGACGACCTGCTGTTCAATAAGGCATACGAAAACGGAATGATCCAGATTCCTCTGGTTTTTTGGAAAGTAATTGTTTGGAGGAAAAGCGACGGCAGCCTGAACGCTGTAGCATTCATGATGAGCCAGTGGGAATTTGTAAAGAGCAAACTGATAAATGCTGCCGTTGTCGAGAAGGGCATGAAACTGATTCAGCAGGAGCTTCCAGATGACTATTTCCAGAACCTGACATTCAGCGACAACAAAACCTACCAGGTGCCGGTATCGGATGTGGAGAAGGCAACAGGGATACAGTTCAACTGGAGAAATGTAAATTTTCCATTTACATCAACGACGGGCTTTACCGAACTCAAGGCACGCAGGCTGAGAAAAGTGCATGCCTTCAAAGATATTCTTGCCAAATCGGAATCAGGGAACATAGGCCTTAAAAACAATATCGAAACGATGCGCGAGATCAGTGCAGCCGAACTGAATGACCTGAAAAAGACAAAAGAAAACTATCTTGTCAAGGAATTTGAAATCACCAATATGATCCTCTAG
- a CDS encoding JAB domain-containing protein — protein MKTSAHTAKWAIVSEIELVYRSKVKASERPAVTSSKSAYSLALQHWDKGRIAFTEQFKIMLLNQSNQVLGIYEMSSGGICGTVVDIRVIFAAALKAAAVGIILFHNHPSGRTAPSEADRKITAKIIQAGRVLDIQVMDHLIMASESYYSFADNGEMH, from the coding sequence ATGAAAACTTCAGCACACACCGCAAAATGGGCAATCGTATCAGAAATCGAACTTGTATACCGATCAAAAGTAAAAGCATCCGAAAGGCCGGCTGTAACCTCATCAAAATCTGCCTACAGTCTGGCACTGCAGCATTGGGATAAAGGCAGGATCGCATTCACCGAGCAGTTCAAAATCATGCTTTTGAACCAGTCCAATCAGGTTCTTGGCATCTACGAAATGTCTTCCGGAGGAATCTGCGGAACCGTTGTGGACATCCGGGTGATTTTCGCTGCAGCTTTGAAGGCCGCCGCAGTAGGGATCATCCTTTTCCACAACCATCCTTCGGGAAGGACAGCCCCTTCCGAGGCCGACAGGAAGATCACCGCCAAAATTATCCAGGCCGGAAGAGTGCTGGATATCCAGGTGATGGATCACCTGATTATGGCTTCTGAATCCTACTATTCATTTGCAGATAACGGCGAGATGCATTAA
- a CDS encoding PcfJ domain-containing protein — MTPKTIIEKEICALSASLAPISSQATAWAEKTVFLKWGVLSRGRFHCLDCCHSWKPDISKPECQNYTKCSTCRGKLKIQPYNKTNFREIEYSAVLDTAGSYQVVRIVCSHKQMKKNFLPTYFHKEVMQHWISPTGDVRSLSMSCNVFSQAYDQWKYYSPLEIRPKDFQQSPKYRIAPYRVYPKLKVVSPLKRNGFKTSFHGIAPQILFTALLRDSLAETLLKASQHSMLSYYLLSNGQHIRQNWQAVKTCLKNSYTISDYRIWEDYIELLRWFKKDIGNPLFVCPDNLSEAHDRLVDRKTAIQRKKYLVRMRSEIAEAQNIYAEEKKDFFGLSFSEKNLSVSVIENVQDFMHEGDSLRHCVFANGYYKKKNSLILSAKVDSQSVETIELSLRNMEIIQCRGFRNSASKYHRRILDLMERNMNQIKERMKKSRIS; from the coding sequence ATGACCCCTAAAACCATCATCGAAAAAGAAATCTGCGCCTTAAGCGCATCGCTTGCGCCGATTTCATCCCAAGCCACGGCTTGGGCGGAAAAGACCGTTTTCCTCAAATGGGGCGTGCTCTCTCGAGGAAGATTCCATTGCCTTGACTGCTGCCATTCTTGGAAGCCTGACATTTCCAAACCCGAATGCCAGAACTACACCAAATGCTCCACTTGCAGGGGGAAACTTAAAATACAGCCTTATAACAAAACCAATTTCAGGGAAATTGAATACTCGGCCGTTCTTGATACGGCGGGGTCTTATCAGGTGGTGCGCATCGTCTGTTCGCACAAGCAGATGAAGAAGAATTTCCTGCCAACTTATTTTCATAAGGAAGTCATGCAGCATTGGATTTCCCCGACAGGCGATGTGCGCAGCCTCTCTATGAGCTGTAACGTATTCTCGCAGGCATACGACCAATGGAAATACTATTCCCCCCTTGAAATCAGGCCAAAGGATTTTCAGCAGTCCCCAAAATACCGAATCGCCCCTTACAGGGTCTACCCAAAACTCAAGGTCGTCAGTCCGCTAAAAAGAAACGGATTCAAGACTTCGTTCCACGGCATAGCACCGCAGATTCTCTTCACAGCCCTGTTGCGCGATTCGTTGGCTGAAACGCTTCTGAAAGCCTCACAGCATTCCATGCTCTCCTATTATCTGCTTTCGAACGGACAGCATATCAGGCAGAACTGGCAGGCTGTAAAAACATGCCTCAAAAACAGCTATACCATATCCGACTACAGGATTTGGGAAGACTATATCGAGCTTTTGCGATGGTTCAAAAAAGACATCGGGAATCCGCTTTTTGTCTGTCCTGATAACCTCAGCGAAGCGCACGACAGGCTAGTGGATAGAAAAACGGCAATTCAGCGAAAAAAATATCTTGTTCGGATGCGCTCGGAAATAGCCGAGGCGCAGAACATCTACGCCGAGGAAAAAAAGGATTTTTTCGGACTGAGCTTCTCGGAAAAAAATCTCAGCGTTTCGGTCATTGAAAATGTGCAGGATTTTATGCATGAGGGCGACAGCCTGCGCCACTGCGTGTTTGCCAATGGGTATTACAAGAAAAAAAACTCGCTTATTCTGTCTGCAAAAGTGGACAGCCAGTCGGTGGAAACCATTGAGCTTTCCCTCAGGAACATGGAAATCATCCAATGCAGGGGATTTAGGAACAGCGCTTCCAAATACCACAGACGGATATTGGATCTGATGGAAAGAAACATGAATCAGATAAAAGAGCGGATGAAAAAAAGCAGAATCAGCTGA